The proteins below come from a single Verrucomicrobiota bacterium genomic window:
- a CDS encoding sulfatase-like hydrolase/transferase, which yields MRSRFEARAKLGHTLIALLFLLFFGFNLLHAAPATKPNVVFILLDNVGQEWFGCYGSEEHCTPNIDRLAQTGVRVEHCYTPPVCGPSRIVLLTGRYLLRSGFTLHHDAALYSGGGLDPKREFVFARSFRDAGYATGIAGKWQINNLYDEPDVLRQHGFEEHLVWPGSVDTNEVPPAEFAKFRDAIRRESVDETLAFNQHIESRYWNPVFIRNGKRETHPDKFGPDVTQAFALDFIRRHRSRPFLLYYPMLLTHGQTFTKPVVPTPLNLNTNRPHQEMFADMLRYADKLVGDLVRALDELKLRDNTIVFVASDNGTEKEFTARRNGREVRGGLYTLTEAGSEVVLLANNPKLIPDGRTLPLADFSDVYPTLCELVGIPLPKGVTLDGRSFARFLRGEPSAKPPRDWIFNQYHTNRVVRDARFKLYSDGRLFDANADPDEQRDLAGSAEPGAVEARQRLQRVLASLPPDAPPPFPLRSQSAFKIRAEQRAKAQP from the coding sequence ATGAGAAGCCGATTTGAAGCCCGGGCGAAATTGGGACACACACTTATCGCGCTTCTATTTCTCCTGTTCTTCGGTTTCAACCTGTTACACGCAGCGCCAGCGACGAAGCCCAATGTCGTGTTCATCCTCCTCGACAACGTCGGGCAGGAATGGTTCGGCTGTTACGGCAGCGAGGAGCATTGCACGCCGAACATTGACCGGCTCGCGCAAACGGGCGTGCGCGTCGAACATTGTTACACCCCGCCGGTCTGCGGGCCGAGCCGCATCGTGCTGCTCACGGGTCGCTATCTGTTACGCAGCGGGTTCACCCTCCATCATGACGCGGCGCTCTACAGCGGCGGCGGACTCGATCCCAAACGTGAATTCGTTTTTGCGCGTTCGTTTCGCGACGCCGGTTACGCCACGGGCATCGCCGGCAAATGGCAGATCAACAATCTCTACGACGAGCCGGATGTTCTCCGTCAACACGGCTTCGAAGAACACCTCGTCTGGCCGGGCAGCGTGGATACGAACGAGGTGCCTCCTGCTGAGTTCGCAAAATTCAGGGACGCCATCCGCCGCGAATCCGTGGACGAGACGCTGGCATTCAACCAACACATTGAAAGCCGCTATTGGAATCCGGTGTTCATTCGCAACGGCAAACGCGAAACGCATCCCGACAAATTTGGTCCTGACGTGACGCAGGCGTTCGCGCTCGATTTCATCCGCCGCCATCGCAGCAGACCGTTCCTGCTCTACTACCCGATGTTGCTGACGCACGGCCAGACTTTCACAAAGCCGGTCGTGCCCACACCGCTCAATCTGAACACCAACCGCCCGCACCAGGAAATGTTTGCCGACATGCTGCGTTACGCGGACAAACTGGTCGGCGACCTGGTGCGCGCGCTCGACGAACTCAAGCTGCGCGACAACACCATCGTCTTCGTCGCCAGCGACAATGGCACGGAAAAGGAATTCACCGCCCGGCGCAACGGTCGCGAAGTGCGCGGCGGACTTTACACGCTGACGGAAGCGGGCAGCGAAGTGGTGTTGCTCGCGAACAATCCGAAACTTATTCCCGATGGACGCACGTTGCCACTGGCGGATTTTTCGGACGTGTATCCGACGCTGTGCGAACTGGTGGGTATTCCGCTGCCGAAAGGCGTGACGCTCGATGGCCGGTCGTTCGCTCGCTTTCTGCGAGGCGAACCAAGCGCGAAACCGCCGCGCGACTGGATCTTCAATCAGTATCACACCAACCGCGTCGTGCGCGATGCGCGCTTCAAGCTCTACTCCGATGGCCGCCTGTTCGATGCCAATGCCGATCCTGACGAACAACGCGACCTCGCCGGTAGCGCAGAACCGGGCGCTGTCGAAGCCCGCCAGCGTTTGCAACGAGTTCTCGCCTCATTGCCACCCGACGCGCCGCCGCCGTTTCCGTTGCGGAGTCAGTCCGCGTTCAAGATTCGAGCAGAGCAGCGGGCTAAGGCACAACCGTGA
- a CDS encoding Gfo/Idh/MocA family oxidoreductase has protein sequence MTKYSVLIVGMGKRGVHHATAFHANPRFQVAGICDIDQKRLDDAAPKLGNPEKSLDAAALAKKLKPDVFCFCTLPNLRLDFVKLGIESGAKLIAFEKPVAMTSNEGLQIKQAFDRSGVKAVVSHQHRYGEHYKKVQEIVASGALGRVHTVYGTATGWAAHMLSHLIDYTCWFNHYEPAEWALAQAAGRGKLADLHTSPDYIAGVVHFKNGVRGIYDCGGGAPDVPEVPYWWRKCRIGAQGSEGFTEVMTGGGWRAVTKSGGFQSGPGGMDYNYDMPPYVQQMADWLDDENKIHPCCFAHAYQGFEIMSSLYRSAAQGGQVALPLTNGVDEIALLKEKVPAKKVILTLAESAKEYPA, from the coding sequence ATGACCAAATATTCCGTTCTCATCGTCGGCATGGGCAAACGCGGCGTCCATCATGCCACCGCGTTCCATGCCAACCCGCGCTTCCAGGTCGCCGGCATTTGCGACATCGACCAAAAGCGTCTCGACGACGCCGCGCCCAAACTCGGCAATCCCGAAAAAAGTCTGGACGCCGCCGCGCTGGCAAAAAAACTCAAGCCGGATGTGTTCTGCTTTTGCACGCTACCCAACTTGCGCCTGGACTTTGTCAAGCTTGGCATTGAGTCCGGCGCGAAATTGATCGCCTTCGAGAAACCGGTCGCGATGACAAGCAATGAGGGTTTGCAAATCAAACAAGCGTTCGACCGCAGCGGCGTGAAGGCGGTCGTGAGCCATCAACACCGCTACGGCGAGCATTACAAGAAGGTACAGGAAATCGTGGCGAGCGGCGCGCTGGGCCGGGTTCACACGGTTTATGGCACGGCCACCGGTTGGGCCGCGCACATGCTCAGCCACCTGATTGATTACACGTGCTGGTTCAACCATTACGAACCGGCCGAGTGGGCGCTGGCCCAGGCCGCGGGTCGCGGCAAGCTCGCCGACCTGCACACGTCGCCCGATTATATCGCCGGCGTGGTGCACTTCAAAAATGGCGTGCGCGGTATTTACGATTGCGGCGGGGGCGCGCCTGACGTGCCAGAAGTTCCGTATTGGTGGCGCAAGTGCCGCATCGGTGCGCAAGGCAGCGAAGGTTTTACTGAAGTGATGACCGGCGGCGGCTGGCGCGCAGTCACGAAGAGCGGCGGCTTTCAGTCAGGCCCTGGCGGGATGGATTACAACTACGACATGCCGCCCTACGTCCAGCAAATGGCCGATTGGCTCGACGATGAAAACAAAATCCACCCCTGCTGCTTCGCCCACGCGTACCAAGGCTTTGAAATCATGTCCTCGCTCTACCGCTCCGCGGCGCAAGGCGGACAGGTCGCCTTGCCGCTGACGAACGGCGTCGATGAAATTGCGCTGCTCAAGGAAAAAGTCCCGGCGAAGAAAGTTATTCTCACGCTTGCTGAAAGCGCGAAGGAATATCCCGCTTGA
- a CDS encoding DUF2723 domain-containing protein, producing MNDNTENPTPSDESLKESLAALPATSAATRFFQRSDWLSFAVTTTLVLVVYLWTLAPNVTLEDSGIFSVAAMYAGVPQVPGFPVWTIYGWLFTKLLPFSNIAWRVAVSSAVAGALTCGLIALMVSRGGALMLEGISGLKRLTLKEENVLRVVCGAVAGMGLGFDGAFWREALIVGPWPLSVLSLSVCICLLFRWFYSPERRRYLYAAVFVYGVTLTCSQSLAPAVVGLPFVVVLADTKLGRDFLSLATIAWVAVWVERQMGYLSALNQPASIASPLWALYLAFGIITTTICVCLTVKTRSFFTEWKAIMLLVAMFLLGLSPYLYVPLASMTSPPVNWGYARTVEGFVHVLTRGQFERTWATEDFAKLAGQIPIYGEITVRQFGLLYAIVAMIPFCFLHKIRTWERRWMLSLVAIFFGLSFLMLVLLNPSPDRQSVEMVGMFFTASHLVVAVWVGYGLILLGSFLARKKTA from the coding sequence GTGAACGACAACACAGAGAATCCGACACCGTCCGATGAATCCCTGAAAGAATCGTTGGCTGCTCTACCCGCGACTTCTGCCGCTACCCGATTCTTCCAACGCTCGGATTGGTTGAGCTTTGCGGTCACGACGACGTTGGTATTGGTGGTGTACCTCTGGACGCTCGCGCCGAACGTGACACTGGAAGATTCCGGCATTTTTTCAGTCGCGGCAATGTACGCAGGCGTGCCTCAAGTACCCGGATTTCCCGTCTGGACGATCTATGGCTGGCTCTTCACGAAGCTATTGCCCTTCTCGAATATTGCCTGGCGCGTGGCCGTGTCCTCCGCTGTGGCTGGCGCGCTGACGTGCGGTTTGATCGCGTTGATGGTGTCGCGCGGCGGGGCGTTGATGCTCGAAGGGATTTCCGGATTGAAGCGGCTCACGTTGAAGGAGGAGAATGTGCTTCGCGTTGTCTGCGGCGCTGTAGCAGGAATGGGACTGGGTTTCGACGGTGCGTTCTGGAGGGAAGCCCTGATCGTTGGCCCATGGCCGTTGAGCGTGTTGTCGTTGTCGGTCTGCATTTGCCTGTTGTTTCGCTGGTTTTATTCGCCAGAGCGAAGGCGATACCTCTACGCCGCAGTTTTTGTTTATGGCGTGACCCTGACTTGCAGCCAATCACTTGCTCCGGCAGTGGTGGGACTACCGTTCGTTGTAGTGCTCGCGGATACCAAGCTGGGCCGGGATTTTTTATCTCTCGCAACCATAGCGTGGGTGGCGGTATGGGTGGAACGTCAAATGGGATACCTTTCCGCGCTCAACCAGCCCGCGTCAATCGCCAGCCCGCTTTGGGCGCTCTACCTCGCCTTCGGCATAATCACAACCACGATCTGCGTCTGCCTTACCGTCAAGACCCGAAGCTTCTTCACGGAATGGAAAGCGATTATGCTCCTGGTCGCGATGTTCCTCCTAGGCCTGTCACCCTACCTTTACGTGCCGCTGGCCTCGATGACGAGTCCGCCGGTGAATTGGGGTTATGCGCGAACGGTGGAAGGTTTCGTCCATGTGCTGACTCGCGGGCAATTTGAACGGACATGGGCGACGGAGGACTTTGCCAAACTCGCGGGGCAGATTCCGATTTATGGCGAAATCACTGTCCGCCAATTTGGCCTGCTCTATGCGATAGTTGCCATGATTCCATTTTGCTTTCTGCACAAGATACGAACATGGGAGCGTAGATGGATGCTCAGCTTGGTGGCGATTTTCTTTGGGTTGTCTTTCCTGATGTTGGTGCTGCTGAATCCGTCGCCTGACCGACAATCTGTGGAGATGGTCGGAATGTTTTTTACCGCGTCACACCTGGTCGTGGCTGTTTGGGTGGGGTACGGGCTGATCTTGCTCGGCTCATTTCTAGCGCGGAAGAAAACCGCTTAG
- a CDS encoding GNAT family N-acetyltransferase: MSILGKNLPVKMVRAHLDNVPEFALPDGFSLRRYQAGDEAHWLRIHAVADRYNEITQALFRQEFGSDEKLLRERQFYLLDPHGEVIGTGAAWFKDGFEGLQWGRVHWVAIVPEYQGRGLAKPLLTAICRRLRELGHGRAYLSTSTARAAAIRLYLRFGFKPMIRSAEDDAIWKKILSASC; encoded by the coding sequence GTGAGCATCCTTGGAAAAAATCTTCCCGTCAAAATGGTGCGGGCGCACCTCGACAACGTGCCGGAGTTCGCGCTGCCCGACGGCTTTTCGCTGCGCCGGTACCAAGCCGGCGACGAAGCGCATTGGCTGCGAATCCATGCCGTCGCCGACCGCTACAATGAAATCACGCAAGCGCTCTTTCGCCAGGAATTCGGATCGGACGAAAAACTTTTACGTGAGCGACAATTTTATCTGCTTGATCCGCACGGCGAAGTTATTGGCACGGGCGCGGCTTGGTTCAAAGATGGTTTTGAAGGCTTGCAGTGGGGTCGCGTGCATTGGGTGGCCATTGTGCCGGAGTACCAAGGCCGAGGTCTGGCAAAGCCACTGCTGACGGCGATTTGCCGCCGGTTACGCGAGCTCGGCCACGGCCGCGCCTACTTGTCCACGTCCACCGCACGCGCCGCAGCCATCCGCTTGTATCTGCGCTTTGGTTTCAAGCCGATGATTCGGAGCGCGGAGGATGACGCGATTTGGAAGAAGATTCTCTCCGCTTCATGTTGA
- a CDS encoding Gfo/Idh/MocA family oxidoreductase, with protein sequence MERTIKIALIGAGMFGGDVHLRTYADLQRFGIAGQLARLGLDHHSRDFADVKFELVAVAARTEASAKRTAESFSSFTHHVSRPYFGETPWLDILRDVPDLDVMAVATPDNLHTPVILAALEKGVHVVTEKPMCLDIAEADQIIELARAKKRVVAVDMHKRYDPDHLRIRDDILKRIGQPLYGTAYLEEPLEVSTSTFKWVEQSDPFSYVGPHWVDLIYHYYKSKPVSLTAVGQKKRLVRDGINAYDAVQVRVDFANGMSINFHNNWITPPDFEGPVNQGHEIVGADGKVESDQQYRGFRWWNKGGGSRTSNNHFTREVRRPDGSQAYVGYGVDSLIAGLVAICRMKFLKESRDAVAEIYPTAEEARIVVAIVHAARLVRDLNFKYLQEGKGAPVTARFGNDGITLVDPNRASEGKVFQRIYEAAI encoded by the coding sequence ATGGAACGCACAATTAAAATCGCTCTCATCGGCGCGGGTATGTTCGGTGGCGACGTCCACCTGCGCACCTACGCCGACCTGCAACGCTTTGGCATCGCCGGCCAGCTCGCCCGCCTCGGACTGGATCACCATTCACGTGACTTCGCGGACGTGAAATTTGAGTTGGTTGCCGTTGCCGCCCGAACCGAAGCTTCTGCAAAACGCACGGCCGAATCGTTTTCCAGTTTCACGCATCACGTTTCACGCCCCTACTTCGGCGAGACCCCATGGCTCGATATCCTCCGCGACGTTCCCGATCTCGACGTGATGGCCGTCGCTACGCCGGACAATTTGCACACGCCCGTCATCCTCGCCGCATTGGAGAAGGGCGTTCACGTCGTCACCGAAAAACCCATGTGCCTCGACATCGCTGAGGCAGACCAGATCATCGAACTGGCGCGCGCGAAAAAGCGCGTCGTGGCCGTGGACATGCACAAGCGTTACGACCCCGATCATCTGCGCATCCGCGACGACATTCTGAAGCGCATCGGCCAGCCGCTTTACGGCACAGCGTATCTCGAAGAGCCGCTGGAAGTTTCCACCAGCACGTTCAAGTGGGTTGAGCAGAGCGATCCGTTCAGTTACGTCGGACCGCATTGGGTGGATCTGATTTATCACTACTACAAGAGCAAGCCGGTCTCGCTCACGGCCGTCGGCCAGAAGAAACGCCTCGTGCGCGACGGCATCAACGCCTACGACGCCGTGCAAGTGCGCGTGGATTTCGCCAACGGCATGAGCATCAACTTCCACAACAACTGGATCACACCGCCGGATTTTGAAGGGCCGGTGAATCAGGGCCACGAAATCGTCGGTGCGGACGGCAAGGTGGAGAGTGACCAGCAATATCGTGGCTTCCGCTGGTGGAACAAAGGCGGCGGCTCGCGCACGAGCAACAATCATTTCACGCGCGAAGTGAGACGCCCCGACGGCTCGCAAGCGTACGTCGGCTACGGCGTGGACAGCCTCATCGCCGGACTGGTGGCAATTTGCCGGATGAAATTCTTGAAAGAGTCGCGCGACGCCGTGGCGGAGATTTATCCAACCGCCGAAGAAGCGCGCATCGTTGTCGCCATCGTCCACGCCGCGCGCCTCGTGCGTGATTTGAATTTCAAATACTTGCAAGAAGGCAAAGGTGCGCCAGTGACGGCGCGCTTCGGCAATGACGGCATCACTCTCGTTGATCCTAATCGCGCCAGCGAAGGAAAGGTGTTTCAGCGCATTTACGAGGCGGCGATTTGA
- a CDS encoding MoxR family ATPase encodes MTTTPQIAHAIYQNISANIARVMQGQTAATRKLLAALASGGHVLLEDFPGTGKTTLAKALARSIDAKFKRVQFTPDLLPSDILGVSIFNQREQQFFFHEGQIFTNILLADEINRASPRTQSALLESMGENQVSVDGERRNLSELFFVVATQNPVEFRGTYPLPEAQMDRFAMQFKLGYVQPAEEVAVLSAQEHIHPLDELQPCASLADVLALKRAAQGVRISDELKRYVVDIVGATRGASGVQLAASPRASIALMKAAQALALFDGLEFVTPEQIQELAVPVIAHRVVMEPQARFSGLTARGVVEEVVKKIKVPA; translated from the coding sequence ATGACCACGACACCTCAAATCGCGCACGCGATCTACCAAAACATTTCCGCCAACATTGCCCGCGTCATGCAAGGCCAGACGGCTGCGACGCGCAAACTGCTCGCCGCGCTGGCCAGCGGCGGGCATGTGTTGCTCGAAGATTTTCCCGGCACGGGCAAAACCACGCTGGCCAAGGCCCTCGCCCGCTCGATTGACGCCAAATTCAAGCGTGTGCAGTTCACGCCCGACCTGTTGCCGTCTGACATTCTCGGTGTTTCGATTTTCAACCAACGCGAGCAACAATTCTTTTTCCACGAAGGCCAGATCTTCACGAACATCCTGCTCGCCGACGAAATCAACCGCGCCTCACCGCGCACACAGTCGGCCCTGCTCGAATCGATGGGCGAAAACCAGGTGAGCGTGGATGGCGAGCGGCGCAATCTCTCGGAACTCTTTTTCGTTGTCGCCACGCAGAATCCGGTCGAGTTTCGCGGCACGTATCCGTTGCCGGAGGCCCAAATGGATCGGTTCGCCATGCAATTCAAGCTCGGCTACGTGCAACCAGCCGAGGAAGTCGCCGTGCTCTCGGCACAGGAACACATTCATCCGCTGGATGAACTTCAACCCTGCGCCTCGCTTGCGGACGTCCTCGCGCTCAAACGCGCGGCGCAAGGCGTTCGCATCAGCGACGAACTCAAGCGATACGTCGTGGACATCGTGGGCGCGACGCGTGGCGCGAGTGGTGTACAACTGGCGGCCAGCCCGCGCGCATCCATTGCGTTGATGAAGGCAGCGCAAGCCCTGGCCTTGTTCGACGGTCTGGAGTTCGTCACACCGGAACAAATCCAGGAACTCGCCGTGCCGGTCATTGCGCATCGCGTGGTGATGGAGCCGCAGGCGCGGTTCTCCGGTCTGACGGCACGCGGCGTGGTCGAAGAAGTCGTAAAGAAAATCAAAGTGCCGGCGTGA
- the nagB gene encoding glucosamine-6-phosphate deaminase, which yields MEVIIRPDADAAADLVAQIIAKELRANPHLVLGLATGRTMESVYAKLARTHRETNLDFSLCRTFNLDEYVGLAQHDPHSYRHYMNEHLFRQVEIDLRNTYLPNGRAQDLEAECARYEESIRKCGGIDLQLLGIGRAGHIGFNEPLSALQSRTRVKALAPATIAQNAAFFGGPDNVPRRAITMGVGTILGSRRCLLLATGDEKAEIIAKAVEGPITAMISATALQLHQRCTVVVDESAARQLRGADYYRWIFSNEPEWTEFQ from the coding sequence ATGGAAGTCATCATACGACCGGACGCCGACGCCGCCGCGGATTTGGTGGCGCAGATCATCGCCAAAGAGTTGCGCGCCAATCCGCACCTCGTGCTCGGTCTCGCCACGGGCCGCACGATGGAATCCGTTTATGCCAAGCTCGCACGCACGCACCGCGAAACGAACCTCGATTTCTCGCTCTGTCGCACGTTCAATCTGGACGAGTACGTCGGCCTGGCTCAGCACGATCCGCATTCCTACCGCCATTACATGAACGAACACCTGTTTCGCCAGGTGGAAATCGACTTGCGAAACACTTATCTCCCCAACGGCCGGGCCCAAGACCTGGAGGCCGAGTGCGCGCGCTACGAAGAGTCCATCCGCAAGTGCGGCGGCATCGACCTGCAACTGCTCGGCATCGGGCGCGCCGGGCATATCGGATTCAACGAACCGCTCTCCGCGCTGCAGTCACGCACGCGCGTGAAGGCGCTCGCGCCCGCGACGATCGCGCAAAACGCCGCGTTCTTCGGCGGGCCGGACAACGTGCCGCGCCGCGCCATCACCATGGGTGTCGGCACCATCCTGGGTTCCCGGCGCTGTTTGTTGCTCGCCACCGGTGACGAAAAAGCGGAAATCATCGCCAAGGCTGTCGAAGGTCCGATCACCGCCATGATCTCCGCGACCGCGCTGCAACTTCACCAACGCTGCACCGTGGTCGTGGACGAATCTGCCGCCCGTCAATTGCGAGGCGCGGACTATTACCGCTGGATCTTCTCCAATGAACCGGAGTGGACCGAGTTCCAATAG
- a CDS encoding DegT/DnrJ/EryC1/StrS family aminotransferase, protein MKVEFYGHVRQYQNIQKEIDANIQKVLLSGAYVMGPMLKQFEGELAAYHGTKYAIGVGNGTDAIWLALMALGIGPGDEVITHPNTFFATAEAIWIAGATTVFVDCDPRTKCIDPTKIEAAITPKTKAIVPVHLYGQCADMAAIKKIADKHKLKLIEDNAQSIGARGNGFKIGELSDAMATSFIIQKNLGCFGDGGALVTNNPQIDERVRKLRNHGSNARNVHSFGFNSRLDDLQAGVLSAKLKHIDAWNDLRRKWSARYTAGLKDCKSITLPVELPGYRHIFHLYVVETKQPAQRDQLVDFLVKNNIDAKTHYSIAIHQQAGYPWGKGARIAGSVANAERNAATCVSLPIFPELKEDEVDYVIAKVKEWDASQTA, encoded by the coding sequence ATGAAAGTTGAATTCTACGGCCACGTCCGACAATACCAAAACATCCAGAAGGAAATCGACGCCAATATCCAGAAGGTCCTGCTCAGCGGCGCCTACGTCATGGGACCGATGCTCAAGCAGTTTGAAGGCGAACTCGCGGCGTATCACGGCACGAAATACGCCATCGGCGTCGGCAACGGCACCGACGCCATCTGGCTGGCGTTGATGGCGCTGGGAATTGGCCCCGGCGATGAAGTCATCACGCACCCGAATACTTTTTTCGCCACGGCGGAGGCGATCTGGATTGCCGGCGCCACGACCGTGTTCGTCGATTGCGATCCAAGAACCAAGTGCATTGACCCAACCAAGATCGAAGCCGCCATCACGCCGAAGACGAAGGCCATCGTCCCTGTTCATCTCTATGGCCAATGCGCCGACATGGCTGCCATCAAAAAGATCGCCGACAAACACAAGCTCAAGCTGATCGAGGACAACGCCCAATCCATCGGCGCGCGCGGCAACGGCTTCAAGATCGGCGAGTTGAGCGACGCCATGGCCACCAGCTTCATCATTCAAAAGAACCTTGGCTGCTTTGGCGACGGCGGCGCGTTGGTGACGAACAATCCGCAGATCGACGAGCGCGTCCGCAAGCTGCGCAATCACGGCTCGAACGCGCGCAACGTCCACAGCTTCGGCTTCAACAGCCGCCTCGACGACCTGCAGGCCGGCGTCCTCAGCGCGAAGCTGAAACACATCGACGCGTGGAACGATCTGCGGCGGAAGTGGTCGGCGCGCTACACCGCCGGACTGAAGGATTGCAAGTCGATCACACTGCCGGTCGAACTGCCCGGTTATCGGCACATCTTCCATCTCTACGTCGTGGAGACGAAGCAGCCTGCGCAACGCGATCAATTGGTGGATTTTCTGGTCAAGAATAACATTGACGCCAAGACGCACTACTCCATCGCGATTCACCAGCAGGCCGGTTATCCGTGGGGTAAAGGCGCGCGCATCGCGGGCTCAGTCGCCAACGCCGAGCGCAACGCCGCAACTTGTGTCTCGCTGCCGATCTTTCCTGAATTGAAGGAAGACGAAGTGGATTACGTGATCGCCAAGGTCAAAGAATGGGACGCGAGCCAGACCGCTTAG
- a CDS encoding DUF58 domain-containing protein: MNILFRLLYLNYRIFSTLQYWAMRRFTRPGLALVVAVIVAATLGVDPENTVGYQGFTLLFSLLLVAFLFAGFFKVRFTAERLLPRFGTVGKPFHYRVAVRNLTGKTQNGLTLLENIADPRPSFADWKARQLDDERHLRPFSFSRRRRANPFKLATLKDAAVPAAPPNQEVETRVEVTPLRRGILRFAGLSLARPDPLGLFRAIRKISLPQSILILPKRYWLPPVALPGAMKYQQGGVALASNVGLSDEYVSLREYRRGDPVRHIHWRSWAKTGKPIVKEFEDEFFVRHALVLDTFTDQSHSDEFEEAVSVAASFACTVLTQESLLDLLFVGSQAYCFTAGRGLAHADQMLEILASVRPCHEQTFTSLEDLVLDHASAVSGCVCVLLAWDNERQQLVRKLKALGLPVLVLVVRPAGKNEPRDSGPMRDEPGHLHFLEIGRIEEQLAGMM, encoded by the coding sequence ATGAATATCCTCTTCCGCCTCCTCTATCTCAACTATCGCATCTTCTCGACTCTCCAGTATTGGGCGATGCGGCGGTTCACGCGCCCAGGGTTGGCGCTGGTCGTCGCGGTCATTGTCGCAGCCACGCTGGGGGTCGATCCGGAAAACACCGTCGGCTACCAAGGGTTCACGCTGTTGTTTTCCCTGCTGCTCGTGGCGTTTCTGTTTGCAGGTTTTTTCAAGGTTCGCTTTACCGCCGAGCGACTTCTGCCGCGCTTCGGCACGGTCGGCAAACCGTTTCACTATCGCGTTGCAGTCAGAAATCTCACGGGCAAAACCCAGAATGGTCTCACGCTGCTGGAGAACATTGCCGATCCGCGACCTTCGTTTGCGGATTGGAAGGCGCGGCAACTCGACGACGAGCGACATCTCCGTCCGTTCAGCTTCAGCCGGCGGCGACGCGCGAATCCCTTCAAACTGGCGACGCTCAAAGATGCCGCGGTGCCCGCCGCTCCGCCGAATCAGGAAGTCGAGACGCGTGTGGAAGTGACGCCATTGCGGCGCGGCATTTTACGATTTGCCGGTTTGTCGCTCGCGCGGCCTGATCCGCTGGGACTGTTCCGCGCGATCCGCAAGATTTCGTTGCCCCAATCCATCCTAATCCTGCCGAAGCGCTACTGGCTTCCGCCCGTCGCGTTGCCGGGCGCGATGAAATATCAGCAAGGCGGCGTGGCGCTGGCGTCGAATGTCGGGCTGAGCGATGAGTATGTTTCGTTGCGGGAATATCGGCGCGGCGATCCGGTGCGGCACATTCACTGGCGGAGTTGGGCCAAAACCGGAAAGCCCATCGTCAAGGAATTTGAGGACGAATTTTTCGTGCGGCACGCGCTGGTGCTGGACACCTTCACCGACCAGTCGCACAGCGACGAGTTCGAGGAGGCGGTGTCGGTCGCAGCGTCGTTCGCCTGCACGGTGCTCACCCAGGAATCGTTGCTGGATTTGCTGTTCGTCGGGTCGCAGGCGTATTGTTTCACGGCAGGCCGCGGCCTGGCGCACGCGGACCAAATGTTGGAAATCCTCGCGTCGGTACGGCCTTGCCACGAACAGACGTTCACCTCGCTCGAGGATTTGGTTCTGGACCACGCGAGCGCGGTGAGTGGCTGCGTCTGCGTGCTGCTGGCGTGGGACAACGAGCGACAACAATTGGTGAGAAAGTTGAAGGCGCTTGGCTTGCCGGTGTTGGTGTTGGTGGTTCGGCCCGCTGGAAAAAATGAACCGCGCGATTCCGGTCCGATGCGCGACGAACCAGGCCACTTGCACTTTCTTGAAATCGGGCGGATAGAAGAACAACTGGCGGGGATGATGTGA
- a CDS encoding type II toxin-antitoxin system HicB family antitoxin → MSEYYINLFWSNEDECWIADIPDLKFCSAHGETPDEALREVMVAKKAWLASARAHKQRVPKPVYRPAIYAMPA, encoded by the coding sequence ATGAGCGAATATTACATCAATCTTTTCTGGAGCAACGAGGACGAATGCTGGATTGCGGACATCCCGGACTTAAAATTCTGTTCCGCTCACGGTGAGACGCCGGATGAAGCATTGCGGGAAGTCATGGTCGCCAAAAAGGCGTGGCTTGCCAGCGCCAGGGCGCATAAGCAGCGGGTGCCCAAACCGGTTTATCGTCCGGCAATCTATGCGATGCCAGCGTGA